One window of the Thamnophis elegans isolate rThaEle1 chromosome 6, rThaEle1.pri, whole genome shotgun sequence genome contains the following:
- the LOC116510077 gene encoding uncharacterized protein LOC116510077, with amino-acid sequence MDLKLSRCTSRFQGAPQDFKMDLKVSRWISSFQDGPQAFKVHLKLSRWTSSFQDGPQALKVHLKLSRWTSSFQGAPQDFKVHLKISRWTSSFQGAPQAFKVHLKLSRWISRWISRFQDGPQDFKVHLKISRCTSSFQDGPQALKVHLKLSRWTSRFHDAPQVFKMDLKLKLSRGTSRFNDAPRGFEMHLNISRYISRFQICEAFLLGDLNESLQV; translated from the exons ATGGACCTCAAGCTTTCAAGGTGCACCTCAAGATTTCAAGGTGCACCTCAAGATTTCAAGATGGACCTCAAGGTTTCAAGATGGATCTCAAGCTTTCAAGATGGACCTCAAGCTTTCAAG GTGCACCTCAAGCTTTCAAGATGGACCTCAAGCTTTCAAGATGGACCTCAAGCTCTCAAGGTGCACCTCAAGCTTTCAAGATGGACCTCAAGCTTTCAAGGTGCACCTCAAGATTTCAAGGTGCACCTCAAGATTTCAAGATGGACCTCAAGCTTTCAAGGTGCACCTCAAGCTTTCAAGGTACACCTCAAGCTTTCAAGATGGATTTCAAGATGGATCTCAAGATTTCAAGATGGACCTCAAGATTTCAAGGTGCACCTCAAGATTTCAAGGTGCACCTCAAGCTTTCAAGATGGACCTCAAGCTCTCAAGGTGCACCTCAAGCTTTCAAGATGGACCTCAAGATTTCACGATGCACCTCAAGTTTTCAAGATGGACCTCAAACTCAAACTTTCAAGAGGCACCTCAAGATTTAACGACGCACCTCGAGGTTTCGAGATGCACCTTAACATTTCAAGATACATTTCAAGGTTTCAAATTTGTGAAGCTTTCCTACTGGGGGACCTCAACGAAAGCCTTCAAGTCTAA
- the XRRA1 gene encoding X-ray radiation resistance-associated protein 1: MAASYKLDDGQCYPTNCFPAKSLLQPRYEEGAGHWQVARHNVEKSKAEWLLGMEAAQQSWQECLRKAQCPRPDKVLNGALLIKLHHVQTPSDLCSVNISHQNFALARERDFMQFDSVAYINATENLLTLETFRNFPGLRELELSLNGLRNLKIRIGDFPHLEVSPEGKMCVLRRRKENWREYREALELLKEFQKDYKCTVAVCNKVNESRAISKDQVPKTSVKSIQKIRSLPAIKARRKLDASSLRDLQEKNDSPPSHQ; the protein is encoded by the exons ATGGCAGCCTCGTATAAGCTGGATGATGGGCAGTGTTATCCCACCAACTGCTTTCCCGCTAAAAGCCTTCTGCAGCCTCGATACGAAGAAG GCGCCGGTCACTGGCAGGTGGCCCGTcataatgtggagaaaagcaaggccGAATGGCTGCTTGGCATGGAAGCtgcccagcagagctggcaagaGTGTTTGCGGAAAGCTCAGTGCCCCAGGCCCGACAAAGTCCTCAATGGGGCCCTGCTG ATCAAGCTCCACCATGTGCAGACACCTTCGGATTTGTGCTCCGTGAATATCAGCCACCAGAACTTCGCCTTG GCAAGGGAGAGAGATTTTATGCAGTTCGATTCCGTCGCTTACATCAACGCCACCGAAAACCTGTTGACTTTAG AAACTTTCCGTAACTTTCCTGGCCTTCGGGAGCTGGAACTTTCTCTGAATGGTCTGAGGAATCTTAAAATCAGGATTGGGGATTTCCCTCACTTGGAAGTAAGTCCGGAGGGCAAAA TGTGCGTCTTgcggaggagaaaggagaattgGCGGGAATATCGGGAAGCTTTGGAACTCCTGAAGGAATTTCAGAAGGACTATAAATGCACGGTGGCCGTTTGTAACAAGGTCAACGAATCCAGGGCAATCAGCAAGGACCAGGTTCCCAAAACCAGTGTCAAGTCCATCCAGAAGATCCGAAGTCTTCCTGCGATCAAGGCCAGGAGAAAGCTGGATGCGTCCTCCCTCCGGGACCTTCAAGAGAAGAACGACTCCCCTCCATCCCACCAATAA